The following is a genomic window from Aphelocoma coerulescens isolate FSJ_1873_10779 chromosome 5, UR_Acoe_1.0, whole genome shotgun sequence.
AACATCATGAGGAATCGTGTACACGTTTTATCTTTTGATGGAAGGGAAAAGACAGTCTGTTTCCACTGGTGGGGGATAGAAGCTAGAGTATGTGATGAGAAAATCAAGTTCTCTGGTATATTCaagctctattttttttttttattaaagccTACTGAAAACCAGGCTCTATTGTTTTATTCAAATATCACGTTAAGAAATGAACAATACACAAACAAACCATTGTACTAGGATGTGTCCCAAGCTTTTTATACAGATTCACAGTGATAAATAGATAAAAAGACATTGCTTTCGATCTATACCAGATACTCAGGAAGAATACAAAGTGCAGCTTTTTAATATTATACAGTCTCACCCAGAGGTGTTTCACCAGAAGTCTGGCACATAAACAACTTCTTTGAAAACAGAAGTTTCCAAAGCATGACAAGCACTAAAATTGCTTCATCCAGATCACTGGGTCAGAGTTGTTGGCACAGGCTCCTTTTAATGTCCATTCCCACCTTCAGAGAGGATGCGTGAGGGCTCTGTGTACTTCGCTGTCATCAAGTAGAAAAGGGCAGGGGCAGGTACCAAGGCAAGCAAAGGCAGGTCTTGCTCAAGCTTATCCAGTTTGGAAATGGAGATGATTCCATAGGCATGAAGTAACCAGTGGCTGAAGAGGACAACGAGCCTTTTCTTCCTCACAAGCAGATCCTTGAAAAACTTGCAAAATAAACGCAATTATCGTGTTAGCAGTCAGCCCAGTACCTGACATTTAAGAGGTGTTACAGGTAGAGCACAGAGACCACGTGAAGCCTCCTGGGTTTGAGCCcttccagcacacacacagTTCCTCAGTGCACCATCAGAGGGAATTCTCACATGAGATTCCTCCAAGAGGAGAAGGGATAAAGGAAGAGGCTTAAATGTAAAATACACCACGGAGAAAAGGCAAGAAACAAAATGGTCTCTGTTCACTCAAGTCTTTTTTACTCTGGGTTTTAACACAGGAAACGTGTTCACCTACCTCCACTTCAGAAGCAGACATGTACACAGCCAGTGTAACCAAAGACAGCACCAGGATGATGTATGGGAAGGCATAATCTAAAGGAAAACACACAACACATTAGCAGGCAAAAAATGGCATGGCTCATCCTTCAGCAGAGAGAGTTCTTCCAGAGGTGTGAAGCAATCTGAGCTACTCTAGCTGCCTCTTAGCATGACACCACACATGCACAGCAGTGAGGGTCAGCCAAGCACAACCCTTCAACTGCTCCCTCTGAggttttctgctgtttcttgcTAGAGTTACTCAACACTTACACCATGAACTGAAAAAGGCACATAATGAGAAAAGTAGTCAGGCTGAGTGGGGATTTTGTGGCACCTCTCCAAATGTGACAAGAATGCTGGAAGTTAAACCAAAAATAGCCCATCTCCCCAAATTTACACTGAAATCCATCTCCAATCAAACTCTGCCTTAGCAAAAAGTGGAACTAGCTCCCTCTGAAGTATTTTCCTCTCACACCCCCTCTATTCCTGTTTTGGGAAAGTGACAGTCTTTAGCAGCATGGCTGAGGCAAAGGAGTGCTGGTCAGGAGCCTGGTGAGGACAGAGCTCCTAACAAGCAACCTTTTCAGGTGAAACTCCTCAAAATAACCCTAGGCAATATCCTCATTCCCAAAGCAAAATGTGtcccttcccctctctcccctaAGTCCTTTCTTAGTGTGCATTTATAGGTGTGTTCAGGAGTGTTTTTAGGAGAGAACTCACAGAGGAGGCCTCCTCCCACGGCCTGCAGCACAGTGAGGATGGGGAAGAAGTAGAGTGCTGCATAAATGCTTTTAAATCGGTCAGACCTTCCCAAACCACAGGCAATCTTCTTAACCAGGAGAGGCCGAAGCAGCATCATCAACACAAGACAGAAAGCATAATAGATAAACACAATGGTgtacctggggaaaaaaaaaaaaaagaaaaattccttaAAATGTGCAGTTTTCTCATGGAGATTCAGGTCACAACCAAGGAATCTGGGGTTTGTCAGTGAAGTCTAAAGACTTTATAGGCAAAGGGTGTAAACACAGAATGATAGGCTTACTTTCCCTAGGGGAAACAGTGAAGATGTTTCCTttccaaggaaaggaaaacaaaaagaaaaaaaaaagaatttttaagcTACatagtgacaggatgagaggacacaGTCTCAAGCTGCATATGGAGAGGtgcaggttggacatcaggaggaatgtcttcacagaaagggtgatcagacactggaatgggctgtccAGGCaggtgatggagtcactgcCCCTGGAGATGTTTAAGGACAGACTCAGTGCCGTGGTGGTGCTGGGCCATAAgatggactcgatgatcccagaggtcttttccacctAATTGATTGTGTGGTACCCTGGGCTATGCCACTTTTCTTTGATTACTCAGAAAGTCATTAAGCATTGCTAAATCCAGCAGCTCAATGAAACAGCTCAATGCACAAAAGATTCAGGGGATTGATTGTCACTGATCCCAGCTCTATCTGAACACTTTTGGCAGCTTTGAGGAGAGGCAGGGACAGAAACCCAGCTGTACAAAGGGCAGGGGCAGACAGGAGCACAAACATTTCACACTCACAGGGGGTACACGGCCTCGTGGGTGCAGTGCACTGTGGTGATGTAGTCGGGGCTGGGGTTGTAGAGCATCGTGTACCAGTCCGAGAGCTTCTTCACCCTGCAGGAGCGGATGTGCAGGGAGCCCACGGGGTCGCTGACCAGCAGCGTCAGCACGGCCGCCACGCTGCACTCCAGCAGCGCCGTCAGGTGCTGCAGCACGGCGCTGGAACTGCAggcaacacacacacactcactgccactctgccagctccagggcacagccaaacacccGCTGAAAAGAGGGGGCCTGGCCAGTGCAGAGCCTTCTATAGAGCGAAAATCCGCTGAGTGCGGAAACTCTTTTATGATCTCAGGTGATTTAGCATGGAAGAGAAAAGAGCACTGAGGGTAACACACCACACATCTCAGAAGGTGTGTTACATGTGTGCTACATGTGATATAAGCAGAATTTCCAAAGCTGCAAGTCCTTGTTAAAGATGGTAAACATTCATATATTAAACATCCCCAGTCCCCTATGTTTTCAGGACTTACAGAAtcttagaatcacagactgatttgggttagaagggactttaaaggccatccagttccaaccccctgccaagggcagggacagttCAGTACACTCCAGAGCCATCACTTCTTAAAAAACTCCAGTCTAACACCTAATGGCCACATGCAGCTGTGGATTTCAACCTCTTTTTTACAGAACTTCTTTGATGTAAaggccacagcagctctgctatCAAGACCAAAACCCAGAATACATGTTCTTAAAGAGAAAACTCAAACCCATTCTCGTTGCATTCATGCAGCCCTGCTGACCCTGGCCCAGGAGAGAGGGGATGACAcaactccctgctcctgcctgctgggaaACCCAGTCCAGCCCGAACTGCCAGATGGACTGTGCACCACCACATTAAAGAGGCACACTGCCTGAGGGCAGTGACTGGAAAGGGTGGCCTGCAGGACACCTACATTTGTAAATAAACCCTCCTACAGCCGCTCTGAACTTACATGCAACCACCACAGCTCAACCAACAAGGGTGGATGGGgcactgagcaacctggtctactggaaggtgtccctacccacaAGAGagagttggaactggatgatctttaaggttccccccaacccaaaccagtctagGAGCCTAAGAACTGCTGGACAGTTCAATTCAGCTTCTCTGATTGATCACTCATGGATAAAAGATTTCCAATTTTAAACAACTCATCTAGAGAAAGAGTACACAAACCTCTTCTTTCCAGAATACCATTCAATAAAGAACCAGTGTAAAACCAGGGGCAGCATGGCCATGAAGCCGAGGTACAGCCAGTCATAGCGGTCCGGAGATCCCATACATTCCCTGCAGATTTTGTTGTCATCGGTTCTCTGGCCTCTAGGACACACCTACAGGAAGCAGAGGCTGTATTTACAATCCCAGCACCAACAGCAAATCACTGCAGTTCCTGGAAAAACTGCTTGAAGCAGGACAGGGCAAAACATACAccagatttttaaagaaatgaaataataaCCCcagtaatttctcaacttagaCTTGTTTTCTCTGGGTCTTCGTTTTTAATACAAACAAGGGTGAAGTATAATTAAAAGACTTTCACCCTCCATTTTCCTCTTCTGCTATCACACCGCTCCCTTTCACCTCAGCTCCCTCACCAGGCTGCTCACAACCCCTGTTCCCCAGTTTCTTGCTTCCCTTTCATCCCACCTTCCCTGGACCTCGTTCTCCCTTAGCACTCCAATGAAATCAGTGTGCACAGTGATTTATTTCAGCACACCTCTCCACACCATCCCGTTCTGTTCCAGCATTTCCAGCCCCGCCACTCAG
Proteins encoded in this region:
- the JKAMP gene encoding JNK1/MAPK8-associated membrane protein, producing the protein MFRAAVDIQPACLGLYCGRTVLSVNGSVETYGDCGVCPRGQRTDDNKICRECMGSPDRYDWLYLGFMAMLPLVLHWFFIEWYSGKKSSSAVLQHLTALLECSVAAVLTLLVSDPVGSLHIRSCRVKKLSDWYTMLYNPSPDYITTVHCTHEAVYPLYTIVFIYYAFCLVLMMLLRPLLVKKIACGLGRSDRFKSIYAALYFFPILTVLQAVGGGLLYYAFPYIILVLSLVTLAVYMSASEVEFFKDLLVRKKRLVVLFSHWLLHAYGIISISKLDKLEQDLPLLALVPAPALFYLMTAKYTEPSRILSEGGNGH